In one Alosa alosa isolate M-15738 ecotype Scorff River chromosome 14, AALO_Geno_1.1, whole genome shotgun sequence genomic region, the following are encoded:
- the LOC125306797 gene encoding vitamin D 25-hydroxylase isoform X1 — translation MQKCYFIMISIFRLPSLLTVSCGQSVLGLCSLVVTLLLLLVVRQLLKQRRPRGFPPGPTPFPMIGNILSLASEPHVFMKKQSEIYGQIFSLDLGGISTVVLNGYDAIKECLSHQGEVFADRPSLPLFQKMTKMGGLLNSKYGRGWIEHRKLAVNSFRYFGSGQKTFEKKISEECMFFVDAIDKQKGRPLNPKHLVTNAVSNITNLIIFGERFTYDDRDFQHMIEIFSENVELAASGWAFLYNAFPWIEYLPFGKHQKLFQNAAEVYTFLLGITERFAHGRVRQSPRHYIDAYLDEIEQSANDKSTSYTKENLIYSVGELIIAGTETTTNALRWAMLYMALYPSIQERVHKDIDSVLLNGRTPTLDDKQRMPFVDAVLHEVLRFCNIVPLGIFRATSQDALVSGYTIPKGTMVITNLYSVHFDEKYWGDPGIFSPERFLDSNGNFIRREAFLPFSLGRRQCLGEQLARMEMFLFFTTLLQRFHLQFPQGFVPSLTPKLGMTLQPLPYSICAVRRQP, via the exons ATGCAAAAGTGTTATTTCATAATGATATCAATCTTTAGATTACCATCTCTGTTAACCGTTTCCTGCGGTCAATCGGTTTTGGGCTTATGCAGTTTAGTGGTGACTCTATTACTGCTGTTGGTGGTCAGGCAACTCCTCAAGCAGCGGAGACCCCGAGGATTCCCTCCTGGACCGACACCTTTCCCCATGATAGGAAACATTTTATCTCTTGCATCGGAACCGCACGTTTTTATGAAGAAACAAAGTGAAATCTACGGACAG ATATTCAGCCTCGATCTTGGCGGCATCTCAACTGTAGTGTTGAATGGCTATGATGCCATCAAAGAATGTCTCTCGCATCAGGGCGAAGTGTTTGCTGATCGACCTTCTCTGCCTTTATTTCAGAAAATGACCAAAATGGGAG GTCTCCTCAACAGCAAGTATGGACGAGGTTGGATTGAGCACCGCAAGTTGGCCGTCAACAGCTTCCGCTACTTTGGCAGTGGTCAGAAGACGTTTGAGAAAAAGATCTCCGAGGAGTGCATGTTCTTCGTGGATGCCATCGACAAGCAGAAGGGTAGGCCCTTAAACCCAAAACATCTGGTGACGAATGCTGTCTCCAACATCACCAACCTCATCATCTTCGGCGAGCGCTTCACGTACGACGACAGGGACTTTCAGCACATGATCGAGATCTTCAGCGAGAACGTGGAGCTGGCAGCCAGCGGCTGGGCCTTCCTCTACAACGCCTTCCCCTGGATAGAGTATTTGCCCTTCGGCAAGCACCAGAAGCTCTTCCAGAATGCCGCCGAAGTCTACACCTTCCTCCTGGGGATCACAGAGCGGTTCGCACACGGCCGGGTGCGCCAGTCTCCACGCCACTACATTGACGCCTATCTGGACGAGATAGAACAGAGTGCAAACGACAAGAGCACCTCATACACCAAAGAGAACCTGATCTACTCGGTGGGGGAGCTCATCATTGCAGGCACTGAGACCACCACCAATGCCCTCCGCTGGGCCATGCTCTACATGGCCCTTTACCCTAGCATTCAAG AGAGAGTTCACAAAGACATCGACAGTGTCCTGCTGAATGGACGCACCCCCACCTTAGATGACAAACAGAGGATGCCTTTTGTGGATGCCGTGCTCCATGAGGTCCTCCGCTTCTGCAACATTGTGCCCCTGGGTATCTTCCGTGCCACTTCCCAAGATGCCCTCGTGAGTGGGTACACCATCCCCAAAGGCACCATGGTCATCACAAACCTGTACTCTGTCCACTTTGATGAGAAGTACTGGGGAGATCCAGGCATTTTCTCACCAGAAAGGTTCCTGGATAGCAATGGCAACTTCATCAGGAGGGAGGCCTTCCTCCCCTTCTCATTAG GGCGAAGGCAGTGCCTGGGTGAGCAGCTTGCCAGGATGGAGATGTTCCTGTTCTTCACCACCCTGCTTCAGAGGTTCCACCTGCAGTTTCCCCAGGGGTTTGTCCCCAGCCTCACCCCTAAACTGGGCATGACTCTCCAGCCGCTCCCTTACTCCATATGCGCGGTCCGGAGACAGCCGTAA
- the LOC125306797 gene encoding vitamin D 25-hydroxylase isoform X2, translating into MPSAGPCSTWPFTLAFKVGSCPWKYNWLLHNRNTKRVHKDIDSVLLNGRTPTLDDKQRMPFVDAVLHEVLRFCNIVPLGIFRATSQDALVSGYTIPKGTMVITNLYSVHFDEKYWGDPGIFSPERFLDSNGNFIRREAFLPFSLGRRQCLGEQLARMEMFLFFTTLLQRFHLQFPQGFVPSLTPKLGMTLQPLPYSICAVRRQP; encoded by the exons ATGCCCTCCGCTGGGCCATGCTCTACATGGCCCTTTACCCTAGCATTCAAGGTGGGTTCATGTCCATGGAAATACAACTGGTTACTGCATAACAGAAACACAA AGAGAGTTCACAAAGACATCGACAGTGTCCTGCTGAATGGACGCACCCCCACCTTAGATGACAAACAGAGGATGCCTTTTGTGGATGCCGTGCTCCATGAGGTCCTCCGCTTCTGCAACATTGTGCCCCTGGGTATCTTCCGTGCCACTTCCCAAGATGCCCTCGTGAGTGGGTACACCATCCCCAAAGGCACCATGGTCATCACAAACCTGTACTCTGTCCACTTTGATGAGAAGTACTGGGGAGATCCAGGCATTTTCTCACCAGAAAGGTTCCTGGATAGCAATGGCAACTTCATCAGGAGGGAGGCCTTCCTCCCCTTCTCATTAG GGCGAAGGCAGTGCCTGGGTGAGCAGCTTGCCAGGATGGAGATGTTCCTGTTCTTCACCACCCTGCTTCAGAGGTTCCACCTGCAGTTTCCCCAGGGGTTTGTCCCCAGCCTCACCCCTAAACTGGGCATGACTCTCCAGCCGCTCCCTTACTCCATATGCGCGGTCCGGAGACAGCCGTAA
- the calca gene encoding calcitonin/calcitonin-related polypeptide, alpha isoform X1 encodes MVMLKISAFLLAYALIICQMYCSQAAPARTDFDSNRVALTDYEARRLLNAIVKEFVQMTAEDLEQQANDENSAERPLTKRCSNLSTCALGKLSQELHKLQSYPRTNVGAGTPGKRRSLSESEIFANYGEQFNRN; translated from the exons ATGGTTATGTTGAAGATCTCAGCTTTCCTTCTTGCCTATGCCCTGATCATTTGCCAGATGTACTGCTCTCAAGCCGCTCCTGCAAG GACTGACTTTGACTCAAATCGAGTGGCGCTCACTGACTATGAAGCCCGGAGGTTACTGAATGCCATTGTCAAAGAATTTGTTCAGATGACTGCGGAGGACCTGGAACAGCAAGCAAACGACGAAAATAG TGCTGAAAGACCCTTGACCAAGCGCTGCTCCAACCTCAGCACCTGCGCATTGGGCAAGCTCTCTCAGGAGCTGCACAAGCTGCAGAGCTACCCTCGCACCAATGTTGGGGCAGGGACACCTGGAAAAAGGCGCAGTCTGTCAGAGTCTGAGATCTTTGCAAACTATGGGGAGCAGTTTAACCGCAACTGA
- the calca gene encoding calcitonin/calcitonin-related polypeptide, alpha isoform X2 → MVMLKISAFLLAYALIICQMYCSQAAPARTDFDSNRVALTDYEARRLLNAIVKEFVQMTAEDLEQQANDENSITAQKRACNTATCVTHRLADFLSRSGGMGNTNFVPTNVGAQAFGRRKRDSQQ, encoded by the exons ATGGTTATGTTGAAGATCTCAGCTTTCCTTCTTGCCTATGCCCTGATCATTTGCCAGATGTACTGCTCTCAAGCCGCTCCTGCAAG GACTGACTTTGACTCAAATCGAGTGGCGCTCACTGACTATGAAGCCCGGAGGTTACTGAATGCCATTGTCAAAGAATTTGTTCAGATGACTGCGGAGGACCTGGAACAGCAAGCAAACGACGAAAATAG CATTACGGCACAGAAGCGGGCATGCAACACAGCCACCTGTGTCACCCATCGTTTGGCAGACTTCCTCAGCCGATCAGGTGGCATGGGCAACACTAACTTCGTCCCCACCAACGTGGGCGCTCAGGCATTCGGACGGAGAAAGAGGGACAGCCAGCAGTGA